The Candidatus Nitrosopumilus sp. SW genomic sequence AACATCATCTTGGATTACTAAAAGCAAAGATTGCAAAACTCAAAAGAGAGCAAGAAGATAACGCTGCAAAAAAATCTGGAATGAAATCTGATGGATTTGATGTTAGGAGAACAGGAGATGCAACAGTCGTATTCATTGGATTACCAAGTGTTGGAAAATCAACATTGCTCAATAAATTAACTGGAGCAAAATCAGCAGTAGGAGCATTCCAATTCACAACATTAACAGTAGTACCAGGAATGATGGAATATAGAGGAGCAAAAATTCAGGTATTAGATTTACCTGGAATTATCAAAGGTGCATCTACAGGAAAAGGATTAGGAAAGAGGATCTTATCCGTGGCAAGAACAGCAGATCTTGTGTTATTGGTTTTAGACGTATTTCAGCCATATCATGAGGATGTTTTAGTTAACGAGTTAGGAAATATAGGAATCAGGCTAAACCAACTACCCCCAAACATTACAATTGAAAAAGCAGCAATGGGAGGAATTGCAATTGCCCAACAAGTTAAACTTACAAAAATCACAGAAAAACATTTGAAAGATATTTTGCACCTTTATGGAATTGTCAGTGCACGTGTTGTTGTTAGAGAAGACATAACATCAGAACAGTTATCTGATCATATTGCAGGAAACATTAGTTATTCAAAAGCACTCACAGTTTTGAATAAAATCGATTTAGTGGATGAGAAATTTTTGAAAGATTTGAAAACAAAAATCAAATCAGATGTGATTGAAGTGTCAGCAAATTCAGATATCAATATCGAAATATTAAAAGAAAAAATCTATGAGAAATTAAAATTCATTCGAATATACATGCGTCCAAAAGGGGGTGAAACAGATTTCAAAGAACCATTAATTGCAAGAGAAGGAGATACAGTAGAAGATATTTGTAACAAATTACATCGAAGAATGAAAAGAGAATTCAGATACGGAATGGTTTGGGGAAAGAGTGTAAAGTTTGGAGGACAAAGAGTAGGTTTGAGTCATATTCTACAAGATGAAGACGTGTTGACAATTATCAAAACACGAGGAACATAATTTTAAAAAAAAGTTTAACATGGATCAAGAATTTGAACATCGTTGGTGTAAATTTTGCATGACAAAAACAAAACAAGAACTAGTTTTTCTTCCAGAAATGGCAACTTACAAGCGTAGAAGGAAATACAAATGCACAATTTGTGGAAAAACAAGTTGGTTGCAAGGTAGAAGACCATCAGCTGAAGGCGTTTATTGAAAATGTACGATCACAAATAATTTTTTGAAAAAAAATTACTTGAGAAATTGTAATCAAATTGTGTAAATTTCTTTAGTTTAACCACTGAAAAACAATGAAAATGTCGATCAAAACATGGCAGCTAAACGAAAAGCCGCTCCAAAGAGAAAAGCAGCTCCAAAGAGAAAGGCAGCTAAAAGAAAAACTGCAGCTAAAGCAGCTCCAAAGAGAAAAGCCGCAAAAAGAAAGGCAGCTCCAAAGAGAAAAACTGCAGCTAAGAAAGCAGCTCCAAAGAGAAAAGCCGCAAAAAGAAAGGCAGCTCCAAAGAGAAAAACTGCAGCTAAGAAAGCAGCTCCAAAGAGAAAAGCCGCAAAAAGAAAGGCAGCTCCAAAGAGAAAAACTGCAGCTAAGAAAGCAGCTCCAAAGAGAAAAGCCGCAAAAAGAAAGGCAGCTCCAAAGAGAAAAACTGCAGCTAAAAGACGAAAGTAAACTCGTCAATAAATTAACAATCGTCACAAGGCGAATTGTTTTCCATTTTTCTAAAAACAGTTAGTGTAAACTGTTCAAAAAAATATTTTTCATTAAAAAATTGTGATTTTTTTTTTTTGAAACTTAATTTTTAGAAAACTAGTAAAGATAACTCATTAGTTTAATTTGTTCTTCAGTACTAATGACATTTTTCTCTGTTAGTATTTCTAACAATTCTTTGAACAATGCTTTTTGTTCAGATGACATTCCACCTGATGGACCTTTTTCTCCTGGAGGACCTGGAGGACCTCTTGGACCTGCTGGACCTAACGGACCTTGTTCTCCACGTGGACCTTGTTCTCCGATAGAACCTATTGGACCTGTTGGGCCTCTTTCACCTTGTGGGCCTTGAATTCCTTGTGGACCTTGTGGACCTTTTTCTCCAGAGGGACCTGTTGTTCCTCTTTCACCTTGTGAACCTTGTGGACCTTGTGGACCTTTGTCACCTGGAGGACCTGTTGCGCCTGTTTGTCCTTTTTCTCCTTGAGGACCTAACGGACCTTTGTCACCTTTTTCTCCTTGAGGACCAGGAACGCCTGTTAATCCTTTTGCACCAGCTGGACCTTGTGGACCTTGTGGACCTTTGTCACCGATAGGACCTTCAGTTCCTCTAACACCTTTTTCGCCGATAGGACCCGGAGGACCTATTGGACCTTTGTCACCTGGAGGACCTGCTGGACCTGTTAATCCTTTGTCACCAAGTGGGCCTGGTGGACCTATTGGGCCTTTTTCGCCGATAGGACCTATTGGACCTTTTTCGCCGATAGGACCCGGACCACCTTGAATTCCTTTTTCTCCTTGAACACCTGCTTGTCCTGTTGGGCCTTTTTCTCCCGGAGTTCCAATAGGACCTGTTAATCCTTTTTCTCCTGGAGGACCTTGTGGACCTTTTTCTCCTTTATCGCCAGGGGCACCTCTTAATCCAGATAATCCTTTATCGCCAGGAGGTCCTGTTGGACCTTTTTCTCCTTTATCGCCAGTTGGACCTTTTAGTCCAGTTGGACCTTTGTCACCAATTGGACCAGTTACACCTTTGTCACCTTTTTCGCCAGGTGGACCAGGAACACCTTTGTCACCTTTGTCACCTTTGTCACCAGTGACTCCTTTGTCTCCAGTTAGTCCTTTGTCTCCAGCAATTCCTTTGTCACCAGATGGACCTTTATCTCCAGTTGGACCTTTGTCACCCGGAGGACCTTGTGGACCTTCGGGACCTTTGTCACCCGGAGGACCTACTTGTCCAGGCGGACCTTGTGGACCTTTGTCACCTTCTGGACCTTGTGGACCAGTAGCACCTTTGTCACCTGGAGCACCTTGTGGACCTGGATAACCAGTACTTGTTTTAGTTGTACGTTTTTGTTTTGGAGTTTCAGAAATTGTTCTAGTTTCAGTTGATGTTTGTGTAGTTGATTGAGGTTTTGGTCTTGATAATGGAACATCAAAAACAGAATGTAATGAGGAAAATAGATCTGTAACGACTATCCAAATTGTTTCTAATTCTAATACTGATGAGGGGATTGGATTTTCAGGAGAACCAATAGTTTCAGAAAAAATTCCATCTTTAACTCTAAGATGGAAATTACCCCGCCAAAGAGAAGTAAATTGTTTAGATTTAATTTGTTCATCTGAAGGCCTACTACCAACAATTGCTATTTGGGCTTCATACACACCTGACTGTTTAAATGGTGCCTGGCCTTGGATTTCTAATTTAGACTGAGATGACACAATCGTTTGTTTATACTTCAAGTATTTCTGTATTTAGATCGCATAATTAGGTTCTAAATCAAATAATTTCCAGGCTCACGCAGGATAGTATTTATCTAGATAAAAGGGCATTTTGAGCTAGTGAAGAAACCTTTCGGAAAAAAATCAAAGGAAAAAGAAGAGTACAAAGTAGAAAAAAAGACAGAAGAGACAGCGTTAGTTGATATCGACTATAATCGTAAGAGACTGTTTAAGAAAGGAATCAATTTGATGGCAGATGAAAAACTTGAAGAGGCCATCACAGTATTTGAACAAGCATTAAGAATTGATCCAGATAATGTCGAGACATTATTGAAATTAGGATATGCAAGATTTCATATCGATGATCATCATGAAGCATTAAGAGTTTATGATAGAATTTTAGATATTGACGTTACAAATCCTGAAGCTTGGAATCTAAAAGGATTAGTTCATTATGAACAAAAAAATTATTCTAAAGCTCTTGATTCAGTTGAAAAAGCAATTGAAACAGACCCAACATATGGAATGGCATGGTACAACAAAGCATGTTTCTTATCATTATTGAATCAAGTTCCAGAATCATTAGAGGCATTGAAACGTTCAATCGAAATTGATGTAAAGAATGCTAGAAAATCAATTAGAGACAAAGATTTTGTTAATGTCAGAATCGAAGAAGGATTCAAAAGAATTCAAGAAGTGGTAGTTTTAGAATCAATCAGACAAGGTTATCACACAATTGGTTCAATCGTTTGGACGACATTTCTAGATAAGAAAGATGCAGAAGATGCATTAAGAAAATTATTAGAGAAAGGATTGATTGTCCAAAATGAAAAGAGAGATGGGTTAAGCAGAATTCCAGTATATGATCTTGCACCAAACGTTGCAGAAAAAATGGGTAAAGAAAAGAAAGGATTGTTTGGAATTACAAAAAAGAAATTACCAAAACCTGTAAAGAATCTAAAAGAATTAAGTCAAGCAATTCAAGATGCTAAAGAGGCAATAGAAGAAGAGAATGCAGAAAGAGCAATAGAAGTGTTTGATGAGTTTATTGATCCAAAGAAATCAGGAGAACAGATGATTGAAAATTTCTTTGATGAACATAGAGAGATTAGATTATGGAAAATCAGACTAAAAGATAGAGGTAATGATTACATTGTAGAAAACAAAGAAAAGATGTTGATATTGTTTGATAACGTAGAAGTTACAATTACCAAAAAACTCAGAAATGAAATTTCTTAATTATTCAGCAGAAAGATCCCAATAATTTGCATCTTCTTGTTTTACAGTAGGTTTTTGAAGACTTTTCCATTCTTTGAAAGAACGGACATATAGTTTAGCATTTGGAAGACCTGCAGTCTTTAATGCATAGTATGCCAATCCAGAAAGTGTGCCCACACTGCCACAATAAGTAATAATTTCAGAGTCGCCTGTCACTCCACGATTATCAAGTAAACGTTTCATATCCTCTTTTGGACGTAAAATTTTGTCATTTGATGCAAGTGTTCTATAAGGTAAACTGATCGCACCAGGGATGTGTTGTTCAAGGAAGTTTAATCTCTCTCTATTATCAATCAAAATAACATCATCACGTTGTTTTGCAGTTTCTAGATAATCAGATGTAGCTAAAATATCAGGTTGTAATTTCACAGAGTGTTCTTTACTTTGTACCTCAGGAGTCTGTGAGTCGCTTTCAAGACCAAGAGATTTCCAATTACTATAAGTTGTTTCAAGTAAGCTTACATCAGAATGTCCAAGATATTCCAAAGTCCATGCAACTCTTGATGCCAAGGCTCCAAATGTATCATCGTAAACTACAACACGAGTTTCATCATCAATTCCCATTGAGTTTACCAGTTTAACAACACGTTCAGGACTATCATCTGACAAAAGATTTGCCAAAGGTAAATTCACAGCAGTAGAGATATGATCTTTTTTGTAGTCATCTTCTCGTCTTACATCAATTACTCGAACGCTTTTGTCTCTAATTTCTGAACGTAAAGAGTCCACATCAGTTGTGACATTACCAGATTCTGTCAAGCAGCACATTCACCTTTTCCAGTTTTAGTATGGTAACTAGTGTCGCTTCCATAATCAAGATAGAAATCAGGATCCTCTTCTTTTGTTGGAGGAATTGTTAATGGATCAATTGCTTTTCTAATATCATTGAGAGTTTTAATTTCAGAATCTTCACTGTTAGTTGCAATTCTGTGAATCCAGGATTTTAGTGTGTCATCAGGTTTTTTATGTTCCTTAAACAACTCAATGATTTTCAAAATTACAGGAATCACTCTTTTTGCAGGAACCCTGTGACAAATCTGCCCCAACATAGTATCACCATCAGAACGTCCACCTAACAACATTTGATAATTTGCATACATGTCTTTTCCTACACGTGCACCGCCACCAAAGAATCCTATTGTTGCAATTCCATGTTGGCCACAAGAGTTTGGACAACCGCTAATTTTGATAGAAGCGTCACGTAAATCATCATCTTCATCAAGTTTTAGTTCTAAGAATTTTCTTTGGATTTCTTTAGCTAATCTATGAGAATTTGTCAATGCGAGATTACACGAGGTTGTGCCAGAACAGCCTATAGGGGCAGTCATGGTAAGAGCACCAGATTTTGCCAATCCAACTTCAAGCAGTTTAGAGTACAGACGTGGTAAATCATCCTCATGGACATAACGTAACGCAACATTTTGTACAAAGCCGGCACGGGCCTTACCTTCAGATGAAAAGTCACGTATAATGTCAGCCAATGCATGTAATTGATTTGAAGTGATGTCTCCTGCTTCAAGAGTTATGTAGACAGTTCTGTAATCAGATTGTTTTTGTGTTTCAGTGTTAGTTTTTAGCCATCTTGCATATCCATCAGGAGTTCCACTTCCACTCTCATCACTAATTCTAATTGGTCGTTTGATTTCATCAGGAGTATGATCAACATCAAGTTGTGTGATTACAGATTGAGTAGCTCTTACTACAGCTCTTTCTTTTAGTACAAGGTTTTGGAATTTTTCCCAACCCATATCATTAACAAGATAACGCATTCGATTTCTTGCAAGATTTTTTCTATCACCTAATCTATCAAAGATTCTCATTACAGCAATTGAAGTATAGAGTAAATCTTCTTCAGGAGTAAAGTCTTCTAATTGATGTCCAACAAATGATCTATTTCCTAATCCACCACCAAGAAATATCTTGAACCCTTTTTGCGGAGTTCCATCTACTTCTTTTATTTGAGGAATTAATCCAACATCAACCATTCTTACCATTCCGTGTTTCTCACAACATGTGAAAGTGAACTTGAATTTACGAGGGAGATTTTGAGCCATAGGATTTCTTAAAAAGAATTTTGCAGTTGCAAGTGCATATGGAGTTGCATCAAATTCTTCAGCAGGACAAACACCAGACATTGGACTACACATTACGTTTCTTACACTATTTCCACATGCCTCTCTTGACGTAAGTCCAACCTCAGCTAATTCTCTAAAAATTTCTGAAACATCTTCAAGAATTACCCAGT encodes the following:
- a CDS encoding sulfurtransferase, with protein sequence MTESGNVTTDVDSLRSEIRDKSVRVIDVRREDDYKKDHISTAVNLPLANLLSDDSPERVVKLVNSMGIDDETRVVVYDDTFGALASRVAWTLEYLGHSDVSLLETTYSNWKSLGLESDSQTPEVQSKEHSVKLQPDILATSDYLETAKQRDDVILIDNRERLNFLEQHIPGAISLPYRTLASNDKILRPKEDMKRLLDNRGVTGDSEIITYCGSVGTLSGLAYYALKTAGLPNAKLYVRSFKEWKSLQKPTVKQEDANYWDLSAE
- a CDS encoding nitrite/sulfite reductase encodes the protein MTVSDLKQSTADSPKPKINWARIEEADNFAKTVKLFRQGKYDEDSFRRFRLQHGAYGTRMTGDYAMVRIKLPAGEIYPHQFEKISQLSERYSIGSAHFSTRENIQLHWVILEDVSEIFRELAEVGLTSREACGNSVRNVMCSPMSGVCPAEEFDATPYALATAKFFLRNPMAQNLPRKFKFTFTCCEKHGMVRMVDVGLIPQIKEVDGTPQKGFKIFLGGGLGNRSFVGHQLEDFTPEEDLLYTSIAVMRIFDRLGDRKNLARNRMRYLVNDMGWEKFQNLVLKERAVVRATQSVITQLDVDHTPDEIKRPIRISDESGSGTPDGYARWLKTNTETQKQSDYRTVYITLEAGDITSNQLHALADIIRDFSSEGKARAGFVQNVALRYVHEDDLPRLYSKLLEVGLAKSGALTMTAPIGCSGTTSCNLALTNSHRLAKEIQRKFLELKLDEDDDLRDASIKISGCPNSCGQHGIATIGFFGGGARVGKDMYANYQMLLGGRSDGDTMLGQICHRVPAKRVIPVILKIIELFKEHKKPDDTLKSWIHRIATNSEDSEIKTLNDIRKAIDPLTIPPTKEEDPDFYLDYGSDTSYHTKTGKGECAA
- a CDS encoding collagen-like protein, with the protein product MSSQSKLEIQGQAPFKQSGVYEAQIAIVGSRPSDEQIKSKQFTSLWRGNFHLRVKDGIFSETIGSPENPIPSSVLELETIWIVVTDLFSSLHSVFDVPLSRPKPQSTTQTSTETRTISETPKQKRTTKTSTGYPGPQGAPGDKGATGPQGPEGDKGPQGPPGQVGPPGDKGPEGPQGPPGDKGPTGDKGPSGDKGIAGDKGLTGDKGVTGDKGDKGDKGVPGPPGEKGDKGVTGPIGDKGPTGLKGPTGDKGEKGPTGPPGDKGLSGLRGAPGDKGEKGPQGPPGEKGLTGPIGTPGEKGPTGQAGVQGEKGIQGGPGPIGEKGPIGPIGEKGPIGPPGPLGDKGLTGPAGPPGDKGPIGPPGPIGEKGVRGTEGPIGDKGPQGPQGPAGAKGLTGVPGPQGEKGDKGPLGPQGEKGQTGATGPPGDKGPQGPQGSQGERGTTGPSGEKGPQGPQGIQGPQGERGPTGPIGSIGEQGPRGEQGPLGPAGPRGPPGPPGEKGPSGGMSSEQKALFKELLEILTEKNVISTEEQIKLMSYLY
- a CDS encoding histone, coding for MAAKRKAAPKRKAAPKRKAAKRKTAAKAAPKRKAAKRKAAPKRKTAAKKAAPKRKAAKRKAAPKRKTAAKKAAPKRKAAKRKAAPKRKTAAKKAAPKRKAAKRKAAPKRKTAAKRRK
- a CDS encoding tetratricopeptide repeat protein; protein product: MKKPFGKKSKEKEEYKVEKKTEETALVDIDYNRKRLFKKGINLMADEKLEEAITVFEQALRIDPDNVETLLKLGYARFHIDDHHEALRVYDRILDIDVTNPEAWNLKGLVHYEQKNYSKALDSVEKAIETDPTYGMAWYNKACFLSLLNQVPESLEALKRSIEIDVKNARKSIRDKDFVNVRIEEGFKRIQEVVVLESIRQGYHTIGSIVWTTFLDKKDAEDALRKLLEKGLIVQNEKRDGLSRIPVYDLAPNVAEKMGKEKKGLFGITKKKLPKPVKNLKELSQAIQDAKEAIEEENAERAIEVFDEFIDPKKSGEQMIENFFDEHREIRLWKIRLKDRGNDYIVENKEKMLILFDNVEVTITKKLRNEIS
- a CDS encoding GTP-binding protein, with the translated sequence MGIPEKIKAIQDEMARTQINKATEHHLGLLKAKIAKLKREQEDNAAKKSGMKSDGFDVRRTGDATVVFIGLPSVGKSTLLNKLTGAKSAVGAFQFTTLTVVPGMMEYRGAKIQVLDLPGIIKGASTGKGLGKRILSVARTADLVLLVLDVFQPYHEDVLVNELGNIGIRLNQLPPNITIEKAAMGGIAIAQQVKLTKITEKHLKDILHLYGIVSARVVVREDITSEQLSDHIAGNISYSKALTVLNKIDLVDEKFLKDLKTKIKSDVIEVSANSDINIEILKEKIYEKLKFIRIYMRPKGGETDFKEPLIAREGDTVEDICNKLHRRMKREFRYGMVWGKSVKFGGQRVGLSHILQDEDVLTIIKTRGT